From the genome of Bacteroidales bacterium, one region includes:
- a CDS encoding serine kinase — translation MQVQDIVDKLNLTVLAGSKGLNREVTGGYVSDLLSDVMGFSNEGQVWITLQTHKNVMAIASLKELAAIILVKGFQPDADMAEQAEEEQIPILATDESTFDITGKLYTLLK, via the coding sequence ATGCAAGTACAAGATATCGTAGATAAATTAAACCTTACTGTTTTGGCAGGAAGCAAGGGCTTAAATCGCGAAGTTACCGGCGGATATGTTTCCGACCTTTTAAGCGATGTTATGGGATTTTCAAATGAAGGTCAAGTTTGGATTACCCTACAAACGCACAAAAACGTTATGGCAATAGCATCACTAAAAGAGTTGGCTGCAATTATTTTAGTAAAAGGATTTCAACCTGATGCAGATATGGCAGAGCAAGCCGAGGAAGAGCAAATACCTATTTTAGCTACAGACGAATCAACATTTGATATAACAGGAAAACTATATACCCTTTTAA
- a CDS encoding 4Fe-4S binding protein — translation MKEQAFHHALKIDNELCFGCTHCMTACPTGAIRVRDGKAKIYENRCIDCGVCLTACPAKAISVEQDDFQMIFNYKRRVALVPCVLLGQFDTDIDIRQITAALYELGFTDVYEVENGVDFLVDNIRDYMTENGDTKPLISSYCPAIVRLIQVKFPSLVQHLIKRKQPLDIAAIYYRKKLEDAGVEPNDIGIFYITPCAAKIAAIKSPVGEEHSSIDGVINMNFIFNKISWILKNNKNLDFSDIEASKIHHRSIRWPLTNGEIDRFEGRCLAIDEVHNAIEFLEKLENDEVTDIDFVEIRACDESCAGGILTVINRFIAVEGIKKRSKRQRESLMINPVENPILDEREYLHNKCIIHDIQPRSMMAIDEDINKAISKLEKVRRLMCYLPGTDCGMCGAPSCQSLAEDIAQRKAQMSYCVFVRTQMQNRGALSQERSVQLMRKIWGKNCFERDCTKRGAKNANK, via the coding sequence ATGAAAGAACAAGCTTTCCATCACGCACTAAAAATCGACAATGAATTATGTTTTGGTTGCACACATTGCATGACAGCGTGTCCAACCGGAGCAATACGTGTACGTGACGGGAAGGCTAAAATCTACGAAAACAGATGTATTGACTGCGGCGTTTGTCTAACGGCTTGTCCTGCAAAGGCTATCAGTGTTGAACAAGATGATTTTCAAATGATTTTTAACTATAAACGCAGGGTTGCCCTTGTTCCATGTGTATTATTGGGTCAATTTGATACTGATATTGATATACGACAAATAACTGCAGCTCTTTATGAATTAGGTTTTACCGATGTTTATGAAGTTGAAAATGGAGTGGATTTTCTTGTAGATAATATTAGGGATTATATGACTGAAAACGGTGATACAAAGCCTCTTATATCATCATATTGTCCTGCAATAGTTAGATTAATACAGGTAAAATTTCCATCATTAGTCCAGCACCTTATAAAACGCAAACAACCACTCGACATTGCTGCAATCTATTATCGCAAAAAGTTAGAAGATGCTGGTGTAGAACCAAATGATATAGGAATTTTCTATATCACTCCTTGCGCAGCAAAAATTGCAGCTATTAAAAGCCCTGTTGGCGAAGAGCACTCATCTATTGATGGTGTTATTAATATGAATTTTATTTTCAATAAAATATCGTGGATTCTTAAAAACAATAAGAACTTAGATTTCAGTGATATAGAAGCCTCTAAAATACATCATCGCAGTATTCGTTGGCCTCTAACAAACGGTGAAATTGACAGATTCGAAGGACGTTGTTTGGCTATTGATGAAGTACATAATGCCATTGAATTTTTAGAAAAATTAGAGAACGACGAAGTTACCGACATTGATTTTGTGGAAATTCGTGCATGCGATGAAAGCTGTGCAGGCGGGATACTTACAGTAATAAACAGATTTATTGCAGTTGAAGGGATTAAAAAACGTTCAAAAAGACAACGTGAAAGCCTGATGATAAATCCCGTTGAAAACCCTATTTTAGATGAGAGAGAGTATTTACACAACAAGTGCATTATTCACGACATACAACCACGCTCTATGATGGCTATTGACGAAGATATAAATAAAGCCATAAGCAAATTGGAAAAGGTACGGCGGTTGATGTGCTATCTGCCGGGAACCGATTGTGGAATGTGCGGAGCACCGTCATGTCAATCTCTTGCCGAAGATATTGCTCAACGCAAAGCGCAAATGTCGTACTGTGTTTTCGTACGAACACAAATGCAAAATCGTGGGGCTTTAAGTCAGGAAAGAAGTGTACAGTTAATGCGAAAAATTTGGGGTAAAAACTGCTTCGAAAGAGATTGTACAAAACGTGGAGCAAAAAATGCAAATAAGTAA
- a CDS encoding anti-sigma regulatory factor: MQFEFKIMGGDFASAGTASSEVKKVLKQINIDPKIIKRVVVALYEAEVNVCAHAYAGKVEVKITPEEINITITDKGPGIPNIEEAMVEGYSTASPAVREMGFGAGMGLPNIKRNTDKMHIESVVNKGTTLNFVNYLSKTT, translated from the coding sequence ATGCAGTTCGAATTCAAAATTATGGGGGGCGATTTTGCTAGTGCCGGTACAGCTTCAAGTGAAGTTAAAAAGGTTTTAAAGCAAATAAATATAGATCCCAAGATTATCAAACGTGTTGTGGTAGCTCTGTATGAGGCTGAGGTTAATGTGTGTGCTCACGCCTATGCTGGTAAAGTAGAAGTAAAAATCACACCCGAAGAGATAAACATAACCATAACGGATAAAGGTCCTGGAATACCAAATATTGAAGAGGCGATGGTTGAGGGATATTCCACAGCAAGCCCTGCTGTACGAGAAATGGGATTTGGCGCAGGAATGGGATTACCAAATATTAAACGAAATACCGATAAAATGCATATAGAGAGTGTTGTAAATAAGGGCACAACTCTCAATTTTGTAAATTACCTGAGTAAAACAACATAA
- a CDS encoding T9SS type A sorting domain-containing protein encodes MRNKKATTEVQSVRYKVQVYVMTTLLTFTFHLLTLSGLQAQTSINAAGGDASGSGGSVSYSVGQVVYTTNTGATGSVAQGVQQPYEISVEIGVENTEINLSVYAYPNPTSNYLQLRVEYENFKDLSYQLYDINGKLLQTKELVSTETQIDISSYAATTYFVKVTQGNEELKTFKIIKR; translated from the coding sequence ATGAGAAACAAAAAAGCTACAACGGAGGTGCAAAGTGTAAGGTATAAGGTGCAAGTTTACGTGATGACAACACTTTTAACTTTTACCTTTCACCTTTTAACTCTTTCTGGGTTGCAAGCACAAACAAGCATTAACGCCGCAGGCGGAGATGCTTCCGGTAGCGGAGGCTCAGTGAGCTACTCCGTAGGACAGGTTGTTTACACTACTAACACTGGAGCGACTGGTTCTGTGGCACAAGGTGTACAGCAACCCTATGAAATTTCAGTAGAGATTGGAGTTGAGAACACAGAGATAAATCTTTCGGTTTATGCTTATCCCAACCCAACAAGCAATTACTTGCAGTTGAGAGTTGAATATGAGAACTTTAAAGATTTATCTTATCAGCTTTACGATATAAACGGCAAGCTTTTACAAACAAAGGAGTTAGTAAGCACAGAAACCCAAATTGATATTAGTAGCTATGCAGCTACAACCTACTTTGTAAAAGTAACCCAAGGAAACGAGGAGTTAAAAACATTCAAAATCATAAAAAGATGA
- a CDS encoding ATP-dependent 6-phosphofructokinase translates to MAQGKTTIGILTGGGDVPGLNPAIRSITLRAISEGYNVIGLKRGWAGVLNIIRDKKADNSNNYIHLTEEVVNKAGRSGGTFLHTSRTRPSHLPKDEVPDHLRDKYNKDINDLTPEVIKNLEFLGIEYLIPIGGDDTLSYGVRLYQEGVKVVAIPKTMDNDVPGTDYCIGFSTCVTRTINMINTLRTSAGSHERIMVVEVFGRYAGFTAMIPTMAGAANRCVIPEHKFDIERLTELLMEDRFKNPSRYSVVLVSEGAMFKGDEHMMFKDTEKDQYGHAKLGGIGDVVSAKIKELSPKYLGGAKVGTISQNLAYLVRGGDPDAIDSLVPMAYGNLALDLILKKIHGRVVVVRNGRYDNAPIDVVTSYKKLVNVDKYYNIDRLRPKYKNFEQQTMFFMTGD, encoded by the coding sequence ATGGCACAAGGAAAAACAACAATTGGAATTTTAACAGGTGGAGGAGATGTTCCTGGTCTTAATCCTGCAATTCGTTCAATTACTTTAAGGGCTATTAGTGAGGGTTACAATGTAATCGGTCTTAAAAGAGGTTGGGCTGGAGTTTTGAACATAATACGTGACAAAAAGGCTGATAACTCAAATAACTATATTCATTTAACAGAAGAGGTTGTAAACAAAGCAGGACGATCGGGTGGTACATTTTTGCATACATCTCGCACTCGTCCCAGCCATCTTCCAAAAGATGAAGTACCAGACCATTTAAGAGATAAATACAATAAAGATATTAATGATTTAACTCCGGAAGTTATTAAAAACCTCGAGTTTCTTGGAATCGAATATCTTATTCCTATAGGAGGAGATGACACTCTAAGCTATGGAGTACGTCTTTATCAAGAGGGTGTAAAGGTTGTAGCCATTCCAAAAACAATGGACAATGACGTTCCCGGAACAGATTATTGTATAGGATTTAGTACATGTGTAACCCGTACAATCAATATGATAAATACTTTGCGAACATCGGCAGGTTCACATGAAAGGATTATGGTTGTTGAGGTATTTGGTCGCTATGCAGGATTTACAGCTATGATCCCGACAATGGCAGGTGCAGCAAACAGATGTGTTATACCTGAACATAAGTTTGATATTGAGAGACTTACTGAGCTGTTAATGGAGGACCGTTTTAAAAACCCAAGCCGTTATTCTGTAGTTTTGGTTTCTGAGGGAGCTATGTTCAAAGGAGATGAGCATATGATGTTTAAGGATACCGAAAAAGATCAATATGGTCATGCAAAGCTTGGAGGAATAGGAGATGTTGTTTCCGCTAAGATTAAAGAGCTATCACCAAAATACCTAGGTGGAGCAAAGGTTGGAACAATTTCCCAAAATCTTGCATATTTGGTTAGGGGAGGAGACCCTGATGCTATCGACTCACTTGTCCCTATGGCATACGGAAACTTGGCTCTCGATTTGATTCTCAAGAAAATTCACGGACGTGTAGTTGTTGTTAGGAATGGCAGATACGACAATGCTCCGATAGATGTTGTTACATCGTACAAAAAGTTAGTTAATGTAGATAAATATTACAACATCGACAGGTTAAGACCTAAGTATAAGAACTTTGAACAGCAGACGATGTTCTTTATGACGGGAGACTAA
- the murB gene encoding UDP-N-acetylmuramate dehydrogenase — protein sequence MEKLYSNYPLKEHNSFGVDALAQYFYEFSETKEIEKFAKEKLKDYNTFKILGSGNNILLKGDIKGVIIKPTGKKIDIISKTDDDITIRAEAGIDWDWLVDYTIKQKWYGLENLSLIPGSVGAAPVQNIGAYGVEVEQFIESVEVISLQTSKIYDIEHENCNFGYRYSIFKTPENRDLLILSVKFKLLLKPRPNLSYKALSDSFNNIEEANPDKIREKVIEIRNSKLPDPKIIGNAGSFFKNPVVSKAVASQLIEQHPNIPNWNAPDNQTKFSAAWFIEQCGLKGHISKSGAGTYKHQPLVLVNHGKASGSDIWNFAQKVIAEVKNKFGIELEPEVNIW from the coding sequence ATGGAAAAACTGTATTCAAACTACCCTTTAAAGGAGCATAACTCGTTTGGAGTAGATGCTCTCGCCCAATATTTCTACGAATTTAGCGAAACAAAAGAGATTGAAAAATTTGCCAAAGAGAAGCTAAAGGATTACAATACGTTCAAAATATTAGGCTCTGGCAACAATATTCTGCTAAAGGGTGATATTAAGGGAGTTATAATCAAGCCAACAGGCAAAAAAATTGATATTATTAGCAAAACCGATGATGATATTACGATACGCGCCGAAGCCGGAATAGATTGGGATTGGCTTGTAGATTACACAATAAAACAGAAATGGTATGGACTTGAAAACCTGTCACTTATACCCGGTAGCGTTGGTGCTGCACCAGTTCAGAATATCGGAGCATACGGCGTTGAGGTAGAGCAATTTATTGAAAGTGTCGAGGTTATAAGTCTACAAACATCAAAAATTTACGACATTGAACACGAAAATTGCAATTTTGGATATAGATACAGTATCTTTAAAACACCTGAAAATCGCGACCTTTTAATCCTGTCGGTAAAATTCAAACTACTACTTAAACCACGACCAAATCTATCATACAAAGCTTTATCAGACTCTTTTAACAATATCGAAGAGGCAAATCCCGACAAAATCAGAGAGAAAGTTATTGAAATAAGAAACAGCAAACTTCCTGACCCTAAAATAATTGGCAACGCTGGTAGCTTTTTCAAAAACCCAGTAGTAAGTAAAGCCGTTGCCAGCCAACTAATTGAACAGCACCCAAATATCCCAAATTGGAACGCTCCAGACAACCAAACCAAATTTTCAGCTGCATGGTTTATCGAACAGTGCGGACTAAAGGGACATATTTCAAAATCGGGAGCAGGCACATATAAACATCAACCTTTAGTTTTAGTAAACCACGGAAAAGCAAGCGGTAGTGATATTTGGAACTTTGCCCAAAAAGTTATTGCCGAAGTAAAAAACAAATTTGGCATTGAATTGGAACCCGAAGTCAACATCTGGTAA
- a CDS encoding YgiQ family radical SAM protein, with amino-acid sequence MEQPLPITKWHPTTVKEMQRHGWEKPDVVFFSGDAYVDHPSFGTAMIARVMESAGMKVAVVPQPNWQDDLRDFKKFGEPKYFFAISAGCMDSMVNHYTAHKRLRSNDAYTPDGKAGFRPDYPTVVYSKILKSIYPNIPIIVGGIEASLRRLTHYDYWQDKLMPSILHTSGADLLVYGMGEKAIEAICKHLLNGGNFDKVKSFPQVGYIRAIDNNCSNDNKQNIIKLASHQKCLDDVKVYAETFKVIETESNKMFVSTLVQETFDSEVVINPPYPTLTTNEIDKYYDLPFTRLPHPKYNKRGAIPAYEMIRHSVTIHRGCFGGCSFCAISAHQGKFISNRSEESIFRELKTITQMSDFKGNISDLGGPSANMYKMQGKDIEICKKCQRPSCIFPTICKNLNNSHKQLTNLYKKALQIKGIKRILIGSGVRYDLLYAGQNMSNDGREYAANLIKNHVSGRLKVAPEHTEDNVLNCMRKPPYTLYQSFAKYFGEENRKNGQNQQIIPYFISSHPECTLKDMLELHQKTSKENTLTEQIQDFTPTPMTLSTAMFYTGINPYTGKKVYVARDMEEKRIQKSFFFIKERTKRIEIENFLSKNNRSDILKQIRGFQNPKRPYKK; translated from the coding sequence ATGGAACAACCCCTGCCAATCACAAAATGGCACCCTACAACAGTTAAAGAGATGCAACGTCACGGTTGGGAAAAGCCCGATGTTGTGTTTTTTAGTGGTGATGCTTATGTCGATCATCCCTCGTTTGGTACAGCCATGATTGCAAGGGTTATGGAGTCGGCAGGAATGAAAGTTGCAGTAGTGCCGCAACCCAACTGGCAGGATGATTTGCGCGATTTTAAAAAGTTTGGCGAACCAAAATATTTCTTTGCAATATCTGCAGGCTGTATGGACTCAATGGTTAATCACTATACGGCTCATAAACGCCTACGGTCAAACGATGCCTACACGCCAGATGGTAAAGCAGGCTTTCGCCCTGATTATCCTACCGTTGTATATTCTAAAATCCTAAAATCAATATATCCCAACATACCAATAATTGTTGGCGGAATAGAGGCAAGTCTGCGTAGATTAACACATTACGACTATTGGCAGGATAAACTAATGCCCTCAATTTTACATACATCGGGAGCAGACCTGTTGGTTTATGGAATGGGAGAAAAAGCGATTGAAGCAATTTGCAAACATTTGTTAAATGGTGGCAACTTTGATAAAGTCAAATCGTTTCCACAAGTTGGATATATAAGAGCCATTGACAACAATTGTAGCAATGATAACAAACAGAATATCATAAAGTTAGCATCGCACCAAAAATGCTTGGATGACGTAAAAGTTTATGCCGAGACTTTCAAAGTTATTGAAACAGAGTCAAATAAGATGTTTGTATCAACACTTGTTCAGGAAACATTTGATTCTGAGGTTGTTATTAATCCCCCATATCCTACCCTAACAACCAATGAGATTGATAAATACTACGATCTGCCTTTTACACGGCTACCGCACCCAAAATACAATAAACGTGGTGCTATTCCTGCTTACGAGATGATACGCCACTCTGTGACCATTCATCGTGGGTGCTTCGGAGGATGTTCGTTTTGCGCTATCTCGGCACATCAGGGAAAGTTTATAAGTAATCGCTCGGAGGAGTCGATTTTTCGGGAGTTGAAAACAATTACCCAAATGTCTGATTTTAAGGGCAATATAAGCGATTTAGGAGGTCCGTCAGCCAATATGTATAAAATGCAGGGAAAGGATATTGAAATATGCAAAAAGTGTCAACGACCCTCGTGTATTTTCCCGACAATATGTAAAAACCTTAATAACAGTCATAAACAGTTAACTAATCTGTATAAAAAAGCCCTGCAAATCAAGGGAATAAAACGAATATTAATTGGTAGCGGGGTGCGTTACGACCTGTTGTATGCAGGTCAAAATATGTCAAATGATGGACGAGAGTATGCAGCCAATCTGATAAAAAACCACGTTAGCGGTCGCCTTAAAGTTGCGCCCGAACATACAGAAGATAACGTATTAAACTGTATGCGAAAGCCACCTTATACACTTTATCAGAGCTTTGCAAAATATTTCGGTGAGGAGAACCGAAAAAATGGGCAAAACCAACAGATAATACCATATTTTATCTCAAGTCACCCAGAGTGCACTTTGAAAGATATGTTGGAACTGCACCAAAAAACCTCAAAAGAAAATACGTTAACCGAACAAATTCAGGACTTTACTCCAACACCTATGACTCTATCAACCGCAATGTTTTACACGGGGATTAACCCATATACAGGAAAAAAAGTTTACGTTGCCCGTGACATGGAGGAAAAACGGATACAAAAGAGTTTCTTTTTTATTAAGGAGAGAACAAAACGGATTGAGATAGAGAACTTTCTATCGAAAAACAATAGATCAGATATTTTAAAACAGATACGTGGCTTTCAAAACCCGAAAAGACCGTACAAAAAATAG
- a CDS encoding SpoIIE family protein phosphatase, protein MRNIYTNFSFIVIVFNVFLIVNNLYAQNITQNIQFDQITNESGRSLGFITGIEQDSTGFIWFASRNGLSRYDGYSFTYFRKSKRTQYSLPFNDITFSYYDRNKMLWLRHFDKLYLFENQKISNRFDTILQNRFSHNTQVVQDIENNYWIGPHEQQLYKFNPQRMAVDTFICQTNQINPRIIELLRQNSEKALKLTPNINKTDLDTSITFTIEADGHYIVSTAGEGNRFNLFDYGTVKKGSKIIWTPQYSKCNTSRESLYYSQLDMIFLSRGTYQLTYKNDDANTFDITALAQNMPEYGITLTPMPNYTEAEKLLNEPYTQQNGIFGTIIYQLAVNQSGYPLISTDKAIQEYNPETKRFQIIETVNVPTDIRNYITIPVLETPDNKYVYVVQNRVFLKNRDEVQQVNLQSVDMAICIMSDFENNLWVGTTNGLFFIDLCNSNLQHGVVHMNSTIENRLYSDKIWNIFEDHSHNIWIGTDKGLNRYRKSKFNVINIDNERFTTQPMATDNHGNIFLLTQQGEWTVIKNNKVEQLELPKSIFKYEQQTGEYIYDFNDLIIVDNETCFFATGNKIGKMDKAGNLLKINQVANLQFGNENSVISLLPTDEGLWAATIEKMIFFDNNLNIINEVNHPKIHENSYDINKGFVKDVIWIGKSSLAVRTELEIYSLSTNDLKIKTLYEIPEFNIGTTSSEGNLALDSDSCLWFVVFPQLVSISKNGQLFETTIDISEDIGNGKIIFIDSTMLICSNNGLLKIPNYRSILDLKTDTLTDKYYDFYTTQDGLVDNLITGIVADKQNNIWLTTYKGLSFMDLRTEEIQNYFRDGDFISLGFPGNKIARSDKQSNIAILQTTDGIMTFVPDSINPFVPNVVINELLLFGKDIETDSMLWDKKFLKLKYNQNFLTIGFSALDFTQPTQNKYRYRMENLNDEWIYTDANNRRAIFTGIPPGVYKFTVQGSNNDGLWNTEGQSIIIEITPPWWRTTVAYITYIVIAVAAIFTYIKIRERKLVEEKRILEEKVTERTHEIMMQKEEIQKQSDKIAMQHKEITDSIHYASRIQTALLPSEEHMQNILPSHFVLWLPRDIVSGDFFWITNDNDLTIAVAADCTGHGVPGAFMSMLGISFLNELVNKERLSETNEILNRLRTNIIDSLKQTGEQGGSKDGMDISMCAINHSTLTARFSGAYNPLVIIRNDEILEYKADKMPIGYHIKKDEKFSYQDIQLQIGDRLYMYSDGYVDQFGGEDGRKFMSKRFKEMLLETRDLSMQEQKTHLIKTLEEWMGNHEQIDDILVFGIEITGKQLAINNEQLRITNN, encoded by the coding sequence ATGCGGAATATCTATACAAATTTTTCATTTATAGTAATTGTTTTCAATGTTTTTTTAATTGTCAACAACTTATACGCACAAAATATTACCCAAAACATACAGTTTGACCAAATAACCAATGAAAGCGGACGTTCGCTTGGCTTTATCACTGGAATTGAGCAAGACAGCACAGGTTTTATATGGTTTGCCTCACGTAATGGTCTTAGCCGCTACGACGGATACTCTTTTACTTACTTTAGAAAAAGCAAACGCACACAATATTCCCTCCCTTTTAACGATATCACATTTAGCTACTACGATCGCAATAAAATGCTATGGCTAAGACATTTCGATAAATTATATCTATTCGAAAATCAAAAAATAAGCAACCGTTTCGATACTATTTTACAAAACAGATTCAGTCATAACACACAAGTAGTGCAAGATATTGAAAACAACTACTGGATTGGTCCACACGAGCAACAGCTTTACAAGTTTAATCCTCAGAGAATGGCGGTTGACACATTTATTTGCCAAACAAATCAAATTAACCCCAGGATAATTGAGCTATTACGGCAGAATTCGGAAAAAGCATTAAAGTTAACTCCAAATATCAATAAAACAGATCTTGACACCTCAATAACATTCACTATCGAAGCAGACGGACATTATATTGTATCAACAGCAGGCGAAGGAAATAGATTTAATCTATTCGACTACGGAACAGTAAAAAAAGGGTCGAAAATTATTTGGACACCACAATACAGCAAATGCAACACTAGCCGTGAGTCACTTTACTATAGCCAACTTGATATGATTTTTTTAAGTCGAGGAACTTACCAGCTAACCTATAAAAATGACGATGCTAACACTTTCGATATTACAGCTTTAGCACAAAACATGCCCGAATATGGCATAACTTTAACGCCAATGCCTAATTACACAGAAGCAGAAAAGCTTTTAAATGAGCCATATACACAGCAAAACGGAATTTTCGGAACAATTATTTATCAGCTCGCTGTTAACCAGTCAGGATATCCATTAATATCAACTGACAAAGCTATTCAGGAATACAACCCAGAAACTAAACGATTCCAAATAATTGAAACTGTAAATGTTCCTACCGACATTCGTAACTACATAACGATTCCGGTATTAGAAACACCTGACAATAAGTATGTTTACGTCGTACAAAATAGAGTGTTTTTAAAAAACAGAGACGAAGTACAACAAGTCAACCTGCAGTCGGTCGATATGGCAATATGCATTATGTCCGATTTCGAAAACAATTTGTGGGTAGGAACAACCAATGGACTCTTCTTTATTGACCTTTGTAACAGCAACTTACAACATGGAGTAGTACACATGAATTCAACCATCGAAAACCGACTTTACAGCGATAAAATCTGGAATATTTTCGAAGACCATTCACACAATATTTGGATAGGGACAGACAAAGGTTTGAATAGGTACCGCAAATCAAAATTCAATGTTATAAACATTGACAATGAGAGATTTACAACACAACCAATGGCGACCGACAATCATGGCAATATATTTTTACTGACACAACAAGGTGAATGGACAGTAATAAAGAATAACAAGGTCGAACAATTGGAGTTACCGAAGTCAATATTCAAATATGAACAACAAACAGGCGAATATATTTACGATTTTAATGACCTGATAATTGTCGATAATGAAACATGTTTTTTTGCAACTGGAAACAAAATTGGCAAAATGGACAAAGCCGGTAATTTGTTAAAAATAAACCAAGTAGCCAATTTGCAATTTGGCAATGAAAATAGTGTTATAAGTCTGCTACCAACTGACGAAGGATTATGGGCTGCCACAATCGAAAAAATGATTTTTTTCGACAACAACCTGAACATAATAAACGAGGTAAATCACCCCAAAATTCACGAGAATAGCTACGATATTAATAAAGGTTTTGTAAAAGATGTTATTTGGATAGGAAAATCAAGCCTAGCTGTTAGAACCGAATTGGAAATCTACTCACTATCAACCAACGATTTGAAAATAAAAACGTTGTACGAAATACCGGAATTCAATATAGGCACAACATCATCTGAAGGAAACTTAGCGTTAGACAGCGACAGTTGCCTGTGGTTTGTAGTGTTCCCTCAATTAGTAAGTATATCCAAAAACGGACAACTATTTGAAACTACCATTGATATATCCGAAGATATTGGCAACGGCAAAATAATCTTTATCGACAGCACAATGCTAATATGCTCAAACAACGGATTACTAAAAATCCCCAATTATAGAAGTATTTTAGATTTAAAAACAGATACACTAACCGACAAATATTACGACTTTTACACTACACAAGATGGGTTGGTTGATAACCTAATAACCGGGATAGTAGCCGACAAACAAAACAATATATGGTTAACCACATATAAGGGTTTGTCATTCATGGATTTAAGAACAGAAGAGATACAAAATTATTTTCGTGATGGCGACTTCATAAGTCTTGGTTTCCCCGGTAACAAAATTGCAAGAAGCGACAAGCAGAGCAATATCGCCATACTGCAAACAACAGATGGAATAATGACATTTGTCCCGGACAGTATCAACCCATTTGTTCCTAACGTGGTTATAAACGAACTACTGCTGTTTGGCAAAGATATTGAAACTGATAGCATGTTGTGGGACAAGAAGTTCCTTAAACTGAAGTACAATCAAAACTTCTTAACAATCGGGTTTTCTGCGCTTGATTTTACACAACCAACCCAAAACAAGTACCGTTATCGAATGGAAAACCTTAATGACGAATGGATTTATACCGATGCAAACAATCGCAGAGCAATATTCACAGGTATTCCACCAGGAGTTTACAAATTTACCGTACAAGGCTCAAATAACGACGGTTTATGGAACACTGAAGGACAATCCATAATCATAGAAATAACGCCTCCTTGGTGGCGAACAACAGTCGCCTATATAACATACATCGTTATTGCTGTTGCGGCAATATTTACATATATAAAAATCAGAGAACGAAAACTTGTTGAAGAAAAGCGCATTCTTGAAGAAAAAGTTACAGAACGCACTCATGAAATAATGATGCAAAAGGAAGAAATTCAAAAGCAGAGCGACAAAATTGCCATGCAACATAAAGAGATAACCGACAGTATCCACTATGCAAGCCGAATACAGACAGCACTATTACCATCAGAAGAGCATATGCAGAATATTCTACCATCTCACTTTGTTCTGTGGTTGCCACGAGATATTGTTAGCGGCGATTTCTTTTGGATAACTAACGACAACGATCTGACAATAGCAGTAGCAGCCGATTGCACAGGTCACGGCGTTCCAGGTGCATTTATGAGCATGTTAGGAATATCATTTTTGAACGAATTAGTAAACAAAGAGAGACTGTCTGAGACAAACGAAATACTTAATCGCCTACGTACCAATATAATAGACTCACTTAAACAAACAGGCGAACAGGGCGGTTCAAAAGACGGAATGGATATCTCCATGTGCGCCATTAATCACTCTACTCTAACTGCTCGCTTTTCAGGGGCATATAATCCATTGGTAATAATAAGAAACGACGAAATTCTTGAATATAAAGCTGACAAAATGCCGATAGGGTATCATATCAAGAAAGACGAAAAGTTTTCATATCAAGACATTCAATTGCAAATTGGTGACCGTTTATATATGTACAGCGATGGGTATGTTGATCAATTCGGCGGAGAAGACGGGAGAAAATTTATGTCTAAAAGATTTAAGGAGATGCTTTTAGAAACACGAGACCTTTCGATGCAAGAACAAAAAACACATTTAATCAAAACATTAGAAGAATGGATGGGAAACCATGAGCAAATTGACGATATACTTGTTTTCGGAATCGAAATAACCGGCAAGCAATTAGCAATAAACAATGAACAATTACGAATTACGAACAATTAA